CATGTAGTCAGCAAAGTCTGTAATCTGAGCATTTGGATTCAGCAGGAGACTGCCTACCTGGTGTGCCTCCACCTGCGCAGCTCCCCACAAGTCAGCTAGCCGAGGGTGGGTGGGAGGGCCGAGGCTGTGGATTGTGCTGTTGGGAGTTGCTTGGAGGGAATGGGAGGCACTATGTAACCTGTGCTCCACAGACTGTAGACACAAAGGAACGTGGGAAACGGAATAGGATTTACTGTGAAATAATTTGAATATGTTTATAAGCAGTTGACATGATTGTTAATCGCCTCGCACATGCATGGCTCCGCCAACTGGTCACGTCAGATTTACACACATCTGTCAAAACTTAtaatcaaattaattaattcatgaCTCCAAGTGAAAATTTGACCCACATGTAATTCTTAGATTGGACAGACATGAGGTACCAGAACTTGACCTTGgtccaccaaaatctaatctcTTCATCTTTCAATTCAAGTCTATGTGTTTGacacatttaaagacatttcatgAAGGTGTTGCTGGATATTGCTTTCCTTGACCTTGACTATGATTTGAGTTCTTTGAGTGTAAGAGGATTCTTCTACTGATTCGGTTGAAAATCCAAGCGTGTTCCTGAGATACAATATAATGTTAATTGATACAGGAAAGACGATGGATGAACCTACAGGCAAACCGAAAGCATTATGACCATAGCTGCCGCCATCGCGggggcaaaaaacaaaaaaacaaattcatgacCCTcctctttacaaaaacaaatgacaaagcaGTTTTATTCTTGTGGCATTTAGCTCTCTTTACTGCAGACTTGTGTGCTCACCATCTATTCTCTAATAATGGCCTGCATCTACTTTTAGTTCAGGAATGGAGCTGCAGGGAAGAGAGCAGAAAATGTCTCAGCCTCTTATTCATAGACTGATGCTAAGAAAATTGACTCCCTGACCGACAGacttgaataaaaataaaatgtaatttattcaaTATTCTTCGGCACAAGGGAAACTATAACGCACAGTAGAGCTAACAACCTCATTTCTGCCATGGTTTCAGATTTGTACACCTGTCCCTGACCTTTTCAAGTTATTATTTCATAACCTTTTGTTATTTAATGAGCTCTCAGTATGTAGCAATGCAAGAGCAGCTAACGAAGCCAAATAAAAAAGACCTCAGGAGTCACATCGCGACTCACATTATTTGCAGAAAACTTTCCAATCCATGAATTTCACAAGTGATTCACGCCAGTAATAAACAACACAGTCTGAACTTTAAGCCTTTTTATACAAATTAAAGCttgtgatttaaaattaaatgtatttaaacaggTTTATTTTCCAGTGAGGCCCTGAAGTCCATTCAGTATGTCTGTAATGAAACAACACTGCAATCTAATTATAATATTTCGAAATTAAATCAATTTGACTactggataaaatattatgctaTCAAAATAACCATAATACCATTGATGTTTCTATGTTGCATACGCAAAATATATGACTTTAACAACAGACACTGAGGGTCTTGCTTTAAATTATACCTGACACCTTCACTGTTTACACTCTGATATTGTAAACTTACTGTTCATAGTAACCGCGGAAACTGTAAACGACAACTAAcctgttgttgctgttggtaCTGCAGAAGCTGTTGCTGCTGGTAGTGGTGAATGTGTTGGAGCTGTTGGAGTTGGGTCTGCTGCTGCAGGGTGAGTTGACTCGGGTGCTGCTGAAGGTAACCGCCCACTGTTCCATCGTACCCCTCACCAGGTGTACCTCCCGCTCCACTGCTGCCTCCTAGAACCATAGATACATATTAATAACAACCATAAGACGCTTAGTGTTGGGAGACGGTGTGAAGACACCAGATGTCTTCCTTACCACCACCCATGATGTAGGAGCCTGCAGCAGGCGAGGCAACACCGGAAGGCTGGCTGGTGATTGGCTCCCAGCCATCAGAGGAGGACAGGCAGTATAGGCCCTGGGAGACGTAGGTGTGAGGCCAGACATCTGCAGAGGAGTGATGGAGCACCTGGTCTGTTGGGGACAAGCAGACAGGTGGGTGGAACGAGATTTTAGATGCCTTAAATACGAAAGATAAGAGTCATTAGAGACATGAAAGAGGTGcattaaaagcaaaactttaCTGAGACGTTTGTAGAAGTTGGAAGAgtctcacacacatacccacCTACACCTGTGTGACCAGGACAGTCAAACCTCCCACCTCTATGGTCTTTTATGTGTTCTAGTGCTTTTATTAGTTAACAGGTTGACTAAATTTTAACTAAGACATAACTTGTCTGATGGATAATTAGGATACAGCTTTTATCATCTTTCAAGAGCTCTGAGCAAATAATTTTGTGAAAACCAAATGCGGCAAAATCTTTTCTTGGAATGTGACATGCATGAGGCAAAATCGAGTCAACTCAAGTGACAATTTAAACTCTCCCATAAAGTTGTACATGAGGATAAACCTCATCCAAAAGCAACAAACTGCAACAACTAATAAGATGATTAGCCTTATCTGGAGTTGTATTGTTAGTATGGCGTAGACCCATAGAAGTGAGGGGACGGGGCTGAACATCAAGTCTGCGAAGGGGAAATGTGCCCTCAGTCTTATGCTTATATTAAGTAGCTTTTTAATTGttgctgtctttgtgtgtactgtgcatgtgtgtgctagTGTTGCAAGCCAAATAAAGCACTGAGCAGAGCCCATATGGTGCTGTTAATGAGAGCAGGGCTAAGTCCTTGTGCTAACCTACAGGGTCCCTCGGGGTTTGGAAAGCACTCAGCAACAACACCAGcgaaaaatgtttacaatgttaCTGTGTGTAAGTAAAGGCTGCATGCAAATACAGATTTCAAATTACCTTTGTCGTTGCTCTTAAAAAGTGgttttgattcttttttcttcttttttttttttaggtggttTAGCTGTTCTTTGTGAGGTCAAATGGGGGTTTTCTAATTTTGCCTGAGAAAATtgctcttctcttcctctgttttctcatCCTTTGTACAGCTAAGCTCAGTAGACAGCTCACCACCTGAGGCTCAAACCACAAATTAGGATCCGAGTTTGTTTCTTTCAAGCAGTTTTCGTTTAATCAGTGAAGTGTAAAATGGAATCCTCCTAACTTCCTGTTTATGCgtttcattttgttatgtgaataaaactttaaactttaaaatgtcgAAATTATCAGAACTTCCTATGATATTTTACAATTGACAGGCTGTCATGTGGATTTGTCATTTGAAAGTTTTTGAGTTGgtgcctgatagaaataaaaacgtGGAGCTGCAGCTTTGTGTGAAAATCTGTCCAGAGTTCTTACACTTTGCAATATTAGTCTGTGAGAAtgcattatttgtgtttattcttCAACCGTTAAAAGGGCTAAAATGTCTTCAGTCTGCTAAATGACAAGGCTGCACAAATTATTCAGCCCCCCTTCACGCACTTGTAATTGTAGATGTATGGAAATGGGCGTTATGTGCCAGCATTAATAAATGCTGCAGCTGTTTACAACTAAAAGCACCAGAAGCCAAACCCTGTAGTCGACAGCCATTTGGAACGATTTAAATGGCAGTACCTCTGCTGGTGATGCTCTCCTGGTTGACCTCACTGAGGTGGGCAACGCTCCCCTGGTTGGAGCCAGCTCCCATGCTCTCCCCGTCCATCGAGTTCCAGCCGAACAGAGTGGCCTCAGAGATTGCAAACTGCTGCATGATGCCTGAGGAGGGAGGAAGATCAGTGTCAGTGCTAGCTGAGATGCAGAAACTGATAATAACAAAAGCAGTGTATAAATATGTTGCGTGCCACTTCTCGGAGTTTAGAAACCAACATGAGTTAACAATAGTTATTAACGTGAAGAAACAGCAGATGTGGGAAAGGGAACACACTGTTTATTCCACTGTGGGAAATCAGTAAATGTTGCAGACAAATAAATGAGCatgaataacaaacaaaatgaataatttaactTTGCTTGACATAGCAGATGAGCCAGACCCAAAAAGCTTCATTGCAGAAAAATGATGCACTAGATAACCAGGATGAGTCTTTGTTATATTTCTTAGCATTTGtgctatatatattttttttttcttgacaacTTCTCACTTTTTAAGCAATGTTTAATATCTGCTTGTAAGATTATTTGAGGAGCATGTGATGTCTAGGATGATTTCAACCAGTCAAATAACTCGATTAAAACAGAGCTTCTGTAGCCTCAGTGGCTCTTACAGTATACATTGTATTTGCTCATCTAACAGTGTAGCATCTGTACATTAGTGCCCAGATGTGCTCTCACCTGCAGCAAAGCGAGCCTCCTTCTCACCATCACTAAGGTCGCTGTAAGCATCATTCTCCAGCCTTCTCTCCTTTTCCCTTTGCAGGTTGCTGTGCCCCGTACCGCCTATGGGTCCTGCAGATGGTTTGCCCCAACTCTGCCACTCAATCATGTGAGCAACGCGACCCTGGGCCATGGCAGTGGGCTTGGTCACCTTGTCTTTCATGGAGCGGGTCACACCTATAAGAGGTATCGGGgggagcaggaggagcagaccagcaacacacacacgcacacacacacacgcacacacacatccagcagacacacacaaacactgtcaaaGCTACTTCTGGCCTCAGCAGCAAATACACCTCCAAATGAGGCTCAGGGAAATAGAATGAGAAATTTTGATGTAGGGAATCTATTGAATAGATGGAACTATGATGGATAATGTAATGTTGGTAATAAATGGGTTTGGATGAATTCAGAGAGTTCTGTAATGGGTTATGGTATTACAACATGATGGGTACTTTGCACTAGtagaattaaaatgtatttatttatttttatctataaGGATTGTGTGAATGAGTCTACAATACAAATTTCTGTGGATATGCTAAAATGCTTTTGCGTAAATATAAATCTTAAAATCTAGATTAACTGCTAatgtaaaaaattatataaataagcagctttttttttcccttctaaTGTCATTTAGGCCACGAAGAGCTCGTGCTGCAGTAGTTTGGTGTTAAAAGCCTAGTTCAACAACATATTAGTGTTGACATATATCGGGCTCTGAAACACACCAGGCTCTAACCTTAAAACAACTGCTGCTTTCAAACTTTCCATCAGTGAAGCAAAGCCACAGAATATCTAGCATCCCCATTGGCTCTCATCAAAACCTAATAAATGAGTCACATTTCAACTAATACCTcttccacattaaaaaaaaaaaaaaaaaaagggctgtCAGTCACCGCTCTGCCTCTATTCATATCAGTCTCATTATCGCTCATTTTATATGGTTGTGATGTAATTGATGTGCATGAGGAGAGAATGATTTGGTACACAATCAGACGAATGCCACATAGAGGTGAACTCGCACAGCAGTGAGTCTTTGCTTTTTAAGCTTGTCTGAGATTTAGCTTGAATATTTTACTATATTGAGCTGCAAcattctgctttgttttctgttttcttcatcACAAATCTTGAAAACCAACATTATGTAAAAACgtataattataattacaatCACTGCAGTTCGACATATCAGCCTCTCTAGATCtcattatgtaaaaatgtacaatattcaGATCTGACTGAACACACTGCAATTAGTTCTTGAATAATCATTATTTATAATCTGATTAATTAATCTACTAGATCAGAGCAGTTATTTGCATAAAAATTCGGAAAGTCTCTGTTCAAGAAATGGACTGAAGTGAACAAGGTCAGACTTTAAGTGCCATAAACTAACCAAACGGATAAATTGGACAGGTTTGCCTGTTTGCCCATTAGAGTTTGTCGAATTGAACAGAAAAGGACAAGGACAACGGCTGAAATGCTGACATATCCATATTAATACTTAAAACCATTACTCATCTCCTGGTAAACAGACTAAATGAGATTCATTAGactttatgtaattaaaaacgTGTTACAGAGACTGAGAGGGGCAGAAAAGTAATCCTTAGGTTTATGCAGAACATGGTGAAAGGTCCACGGGCAAATCTCTGCCCAATTAAGATGCAAATACGGGACTCAAACTAGGGACTTATTCACTGAGTCAAATGCTTGCAGAGTCTgattgataaaaaataaaattagagtCATACAGGCTTGAATAAACATTGACAGAGCTTTGGAAATTGCTACCCTGGTCCAGGGGGCAGGCTAGAGGCTGAGTTATAAATAGACACTGTGTTCCCCGTAGACAAAGACAGCCAGTCTCATCTGAAAATCAAACACGCCCTGCAGGGTCTAATTGGGGATGGAAAAAGCAATGGAAAGGCTGGTGATGAGGAAGGGTGTTGGGGTCTTGGCTAttcaaaaggctgaaaaaacacacacagtgctataaacagattttttattattattattattattttatttatttatttttttttcaaactgcacCAGACATAAAGTAACACaggttttaaacaaacactCTGAGGCGCTACACTTACCCATTACAAAGCACAGAGCGCTACACTTTGAAGCACAAGAGAGCACAAAATGTCACAACACTGCACAAAAGATTCACTGCTTCACAAATACTGGGCCACAcaaccaccaccaacaacaacactgCCACATTACAAGTACACTACATTTCCCAACACGCCTGTGGAGATGCTTTATTGGTGTAATTAAAGTAAGTAATCGCACTTACTTTAGTTTCTTTGAAATCAAAGATCTGATCGGATTCCCATCAATGACTGCTAAATGTGTCTGTCATTGACGTGTGCTGTTGATATCAATGGAAAAGAGGGGGAAGTAGGGTGTGATGTAGGAAGGGGGGGCACCCACAGGGGCAGCCATGTTGGTTCCAAGCTCCCCGTCCTCCTCCTGTTGCTTTAgagtgaagttgttttttgaGGCAAGGTTCGATTTACAAAATTGACCATTTACAGCAGAGATTAAAAGATAATTttcgtttttttcccccaagtgTCTCAGACGATCCTTTGACATTGCGTGCAGTGCAGAAACCAAGTGAAAGTGACAGCAGAATggagttttaaaaatgtctgcaaatcTCTAAGGGAAAAGGCGTCTAAAGTTAATTACAGTGTCTAAAGCATAAAATGTCCAACAAAGTAATGAAACACACCAGTGCGGTGAAAGAATCTTGGCTTCGTGACACAGGTGTCATTGAATTGTGACCAAGGCCTTTGGGAGCCAATGAAATACACAAAGATATTTCTTTGATATAGAGTAGCCAACTGGAAACCAGATTCTGCACATACATTTTTACGCTGAGCTCCAGGCCAATATATTTCTGTCTATGTTTGTTTGATAGGCATGAGATTAATTCCAGGAAGGATGATTTGTGGAAAAGGGTCACAAGTTTAGAGGTTTATAAAATGGTACAATTGCACAGTAGCTTAGGTGGGAGTTTACCACTCAAAAGTTATTCTGTCTCGAGAAGTAAACCATCAGTCTACTGTGTTCATGCTTTACTATCAGTGCATTGCTAGATGCTGCTGTATATCACggtgttattaaaatgtttttgttcctttgtttgcttgtttggtTTTTGCAGTGCTGAAATCTGAAAgagtatttttttcccctctgcttTCACTGAGAAAGGattgtgaaaggaaaagaaactcCATTCTGCAAAGTAATTAATGGTccttaatatactgtaatgcTGAATGAATGTTACCAGATCATATTAACTATGTAAGAAGCAATGGCAAAATGTGTTGCTAGTTCTCTGGTGATCGCTGTGAGACCACACAACACATTCATCACTTGGCTGCTGTGCTACTCTGGCGCCAAACAACCGTCTGAAATACATGCGCACCAAAAAACCAAAATTATCTTTCACACAACAGGAAATGCAAGCTTAGCCCCTGTCAGTCCTCAAAAGCAACTTCATTCTCGACCCACTGTGGAGCATATGGAGGCAACATGGGGGCTGTTTTACCACctagcagcacagacacacacctgacaCACCTGACAGAGAGGACTTAGCCAGGGCACCGATCCCATAGGTGTTGGTGGGCGTCCTCTTGAGACGAGGCAGAATGGAAGTAGTGTCCTCCATGGACAActagagagagggggaaagagtTGAGGTGTTGTCACAGCAGAGAGGTTGAACAGTAGTATAAAGGCAGAGGATGGAGACAGAAATAGAGGTCAGGGTGGGGAGGGTGGAGGAACACTGGAGTAGGTAGGACGCAGATCCAATGAAAGGGAGGGGAAAATGCAGTGTGACGGCAAAAGTGACAGCATAAGAATAGTTGAGAGAAAATGATATATGCATGAAAGAGAAAACgaaatgaaagaaattgagGTGAAGGGAGCAGATGATTGAAAGTCAGAGATAGAGGAGCTTGTAATAGAGGGAATAAGAAAAGGAGGGTTAATTATTTGAGCACCTTGTAAAAGGCTTACAGGGATCGTTGATTGAATAGGAGGGACTCGTATTCACACGATGGCTCGGAGAAAATGTGATGCTTAATTGGTGATTCAGAAGCATTTTAAATGGACGTGAGCGGCTGGAAGTTGACATTAGTAGTATATGAGACTTTTTGTTGGTAAAAATTGTGTGTATGCTGTACAAAGTGAATCCGTgattacagttgttaaaagcTGTCGGTTTTCATGAAGCAGTCCAGCTCTGGGTAAAGAGAGCTTAATGTTGTATAGTCCCTGCGTTTGCCTGTGTTCGTCCATCTTGACTTTTCTGTTGCTTTGAAACCACCTTTTGGAGAAGGAACCTGATCACAACAGAACAAGATCACAATATTCTTCCAGAGTCTATGTTTTTCGGTCTGTGTCTTAACCACTGACTTTCCCTGAGCCTGACCACTTGATGCGTTTCGCTTGACCCTAATCGTGTTTCTCTTACGGTCCATGTTCTGCCGGGATTAACAACTTCTGGCGAATATCAGCTACTTTTTTCACTCTGTCATCTTTGTTCTTTAGGTTTTCttaaacagaaaagaaacaacagtagAGAGCTCATGTAAAAGACAATACAATACAACAGTATTAAGTGACAGGTACAAATCTGCCATAAATACATTGAGTCATATAGCATATAATAATGATGGTTTGATATATTagaattttgtttatttggacACGTTAAACATATCCCACATTCTTCTCCAGAGTTAAACTTAGAGTTCATGCTGTGATCAGAGTTTGAGGGAAcgataaaacatattttaaagccAGAAAGAGGAGAATCACGTTAGTAGATGATCAGTCAAAACAGTAGGACCAAGTACAATCATGGCTACATCCCATCTGCCTGAAAATATctccccagtgtgtgtgtgtgtgtgtgtgtgtgtgcgtgcacgtgtgtgATCTCTGCTGTACTTCCTGGCGCCAGTGTTCACGGTAATCCAACGAGCAAACTAATGAACTCAGAGACAGATCCTGGCTCTTAGTGACGTCCTCACAACAGCTAGTTACAGTtggaaagcagaaaaaatatatatttgggGCTCTGTGATCAATGTTATGTTATATTTTAAGTTAAACTGCATTAATTAGCTAAAGGCAAAGTATTTTCACCCCCTGCATTGTCCTATCTGCTTTCATATCTTCAGCAAGTAACAGTAACATAGCAGCCAGTTGGTCTGCAGGAATACAAACATAGCTATTATAGCAATCCATGATCTGCATGTCTCCTTAATTAGTTTTCTGTCTAAAGCCTGATCATGCTCTCGTGTAATAGACTAGACATTTATTCCCcgattaaagaagaaaaacccTCCCTATATTGCCTTGATTCCCTTCCAAACTTTCACTTTCAGActaatgttttgtaaaaaaaaaaaaaacaaaaaaaaaacagataaactacTGTTTTCAGCAAATAAGCTGAAGCACAGAAGCTAAAATGACCCGACTGTATTTTACCCGGTCGGCACCAAATTatgttgctctgtgtttgtTGGATGTATAAGTAAGCAATTGTTTGCTGGCACATGAGTTAGAAGTATCTTCTAAGTTGACAGGGCTGCATGTCTGTCACCTTGTTCTTGAATTGTTAAGTGCACAAAGCCAAAAGCTTTTCATGGGTCGCTAAGTAATCAGTTGAGTTTTATTTGTGTAGCACATTTCCTACAGGTGCATGATATTCCAATGCTTCCCAGCTGACTAAGGTATAATAATGGGACAGAAGAAATCTGAACAGCAACCTCTACTACACTACTACTACAACCAGTTTCACAAAGATCTGTAATAagtgtacagtaaaaaaaaaacataaaatacaaagcaGACACATGACAGTGACAAAATGTGtgataaaaaacagcaaaatggaCATCtaacattatataaaataacatgaaagattagggaataaaaacatttacaaaattcaTGCTTCATTCATTTTCTCCCATGCAGTGCATTGCTACCTTTTCTGTAGCGTTGCTACAGAATGATTTTTGCTTTATCTGCCCATAAAAACAAGCCTTATGAGTTTACTCAAGTATTTGTACAAACTTCCGAAAGCCAATAAATGCTTCCTTTGGGTCAGCGAGGTATAAAAGCCTGTCTCCTGACCTCTGCTGCTTGAAGCAGGAGTTTGTTTATGGGGAGATTATTTGCCTCTGGGCAGCTGTGAGTAAAAATGTGCATTGTGCGAGAGGAAAAGAAATAGTTGATGCACTTCATTATGCAGTGCTTTCAATAAAAAGTGAGAGTTGTACAAAGGCCTTAGTTGTGGTAAAGATAAGCTTATTACAGCCTGTTatctgagtctgtgtgtgtgtgtgtatatataaatatgaagcTTGCAGTACAGTAGATTAGCAGAAAGCCGCGTGAGGAGATGGATGGGAGAGAGCGTGTTTACCgggagaaaatgaaaactgaggGGATAaaggagcgagagagagaaacgTGGGAGTGTTGTGAAGGGGCTGAAAGGATAAATAAGTAGGAGGTCATGTACTCAAAACCAAAACTCAGGTAGTGAAGGATtgatggaaaagaaaatggcaacaCAGTGAGATGTGAGGAGTGAAAAGAAGGACGTGAACAAAGACTTACGTTGATTCCTTCCCAGGAAAACTCGGCACGGCCATGctaggggagggaggggaggagaagGGGGGAAGAAGGGGAGGAGAAATGCACAGGAAGGTATAGCAATGGTTGGACGAGAAGAAGGAGATTTTAAACTGTGACGAGGAGACGTGAGATATCGAAACTGATGTTTTTCAGCCTTGGTCCTACAGCtgtagccattgaaagtgtCAGTCTCTGGGTTTGTCACTCTTGGGGGCGATTGCTCGTCTCTTGTCCCATGGGATGACATGTGGCGCTCAGCTTATGTAATTTACACATTTCCTTTTAGCATGTCAGTCATGTCttttcaaaacacaacaaatgaagTGTTATAAAATGGATGATATTTGAACTTGAGTTTGAGAGTTTGAACAggcacttttacttaagtattgaGCTTGTGTACTTTTATcttaaagtgtatgtgtgtgtctgtgtctgtgtctaaaTCGAAATAATCTTCAGGCTTCGGGCATATTTGTCATTAACCCTCGTTAACAACATATCCATTTAATTCTATCTTTGTGTATCAGGAGCTCACAACAACAAGCAAGCTTGCgaattattttgtaattctAACCAGGCACTTAAAGCCGTAATCCACACGATGTAAATGAGCTGTGCAGTGTGTATGTTCATGTACTGTGCAGCAGATCAGTGTCACGAGCTCTCAACGGTTCAAAGGCAGTTGAAGTGTAGACAGAGCAGCATTGGACATGAGAAGCGGTTTTTAGAATAGAAGGGAAAACCTagaatgtgtgtaattgtgtgtcaTAGTGTTCGTCTTGTCTCTCTTTGTCCTATAGCTACTATTTAGCAGTAACATTGTTGCTGCAGGCAacgatatttatttattaatttatttggggccccatacacatgcacacagacgcacacacaccctcacagacagtcATGCATATTCATCGTGCTGTACAACAGACGCAGTGACAGTGAAGGAAACATTTTGGAAACTGTGGTTGCTCCAGAGAATTTAAATGCACTGCTGTcaacattacttttttatttatttatttatttatttaatacatcGGGGCACATTGTGACACTGCCTTAAGGAGTTTCTCCGCTGGCACTTTAAGCTTGTTATCACAGCGCTCAAAGCCACTGCTCACACACTGCATGAGAGGTGAAACCGTGAAGGTCCTAAACCAAACTATCGAGTCAAACTAAATGCCACTTCTTACATTTTTACTGCGGTTGCTTGCACAGAGGAACAAAGAGGCGTTAAACATTCAGCGATGTAATTTATGGCACTATGCAATgtactgtcatttttttttttttttaaatcttgaaaCCAAACAAGCTCCAGCGTCGCAGTGTCTGAACTCATAAATCAGGCATTTATCATgaattactgtatgtacagatAATACAATTCTAAGTTTTAGAATAATATTGCTCCTTAATGCATTGGCTTCTATTTATGTAAACACAAATGCTTTCCacaaaaaaatgggaaaaatttaaatttgcaaatcatttgaaacctgctattgattgtaaatagttttttttcctctttgctgaCCTTGAATTCAGTGTTTGAATTTGAGGTCAGCAAGACATTtaaaaggtgaagaaaaaaagtaacatccattcattatctgtaactgcttatcctaatcagggttgcagggggatgaagcctttcccagctgtcactgggctagaggtggggtacaccctggacaggtctcatCTCGGGGCCTGGTGAAGTGCTTTAAAAAGCAAAGGGAGAATGAGTCTTTCAGGAGGACGGAGAAAGGCTCAATGCCATTACATTTCTGAACTTAAAATTTCCTACATTTTAAGacataatatcattaaaacattccTAAAATCTGGAGAAATCTCCAGGTCAAAAACAACAGGCACTGCGTGGAAAACATTAGATAACTTTCCACATCTCAGGAACCACCGTTAATACTGTACGATATAGTGATATTTTTAGGCTTTGGAGCAACACATGCTGACATCCAGAGGACATTTTTTTCATGGGTGACCTTGTTTATTTTAGCAACACAGTGCTAAACCACAGTCTGCACATATTACAACAGCGTGGCTTTCGTAAAATCGCAAATCGCTATTGAAAAGGTCAAGTTGCCTTTTTCGTATGATGTCACTGGTGAAAGTGGCTGCAGCGTGGACGTAACGGCCTCTGAACAAACAGAGCGAGTAATACAAATACTAAAACGGTAATGACATGGATGAATTGGCAGTAAAACTACGAAGaaaaacaggggaaaaaaaatgtaagtggtgaaaatacatttagatgGAGTCTGTATTGGTCCATGCTTTAATCAGCAGCTGCTGGGCACTGGGCCTCTATAAGCAGAATATCTACATGAATTAATGTGAATCTGGCTCTGACTTACTTTAAGGCCTAACAGCCCTGATTAACATTATTCATTTGGTGTCAGACACAAGGGCTAGTTAGCAAATTGAAACCCTGGGCAACCGAAAACAGAACGCTATAATTAATTCTCTTCCTGTAGGCGTCCTTTGCTTTCTCTGTAGCATGGATGTAATTTTCATGTCagagatgtttatttttctgacacCAGAATGAGGAATAGGAATAATCTTCTTCTCACAAAGCAGCCGCTGAGATGGAACAGGGATttaacaaccccccccccccaatatgTCACCATTCGCCTTGTT
The nucleotide sequence above comes from Channa argus isolate prfri chromosome 1, Channa argus male v1.0, whole genome shotgun sequence. Encoded proteins:
- the LOC137136787 gene encoding protein FAM131B-like isoform X3, translating into MGCIGSRTITVDAVPVRKDGDQHGRAEFSWEGINLSMEDTTSILPRLKRTPTNTYGIGALAKSSLSGVTRSMKDKVTKPTAMAQGRVAHMIEWQSWGKPSAGPIGGTGHSNLQREKERRLENDAYSDLSDGEKEARFAAGIMQQFAISEATLFGWNSMDGESMGAGSNQGSVAHLSEVNQESITSRDQVLHHSSADVWPHTYVSQGLYCLSSSDGWEPITSQPSGVASPAAGSYIMGGGGSSGAGGTPGEGYDGTVGGYLQQHPSQLTLQQQTQLQQLQHIHHYQQQQLLQYQQQQQSVEHRLHSASHSLQATPNSTIHSLGPPTHPRLADLWGAAQVEAHQVEIIGQLSGQMADMVVGVVETVGEEPEPNSEGIPEQHEDEEEELTKVEDVTLTLEPEPCSLTPSPLKEEAPSTRGSSPGIPAQRADRPAERILFDVTPCVVQSLEEKDEEVEEGSIVVVATN
- the LOC137136787 gene encoding protein FAM131B-like isoform X1, whose product is MGCIGSRTITVDAVPVRKDGDQHGRAEFSWEGINLSMEDTTSILPRLKRTPTNTYGIGALAKSSLSGVSGVTRSMKDKVTKPTAMAQGRVAHMIEWQSWGKPSAGPIGGTGHSNLQREKERRLENDAYSDLSDGEKEARFAAGIMQQFAISEATLFGWNSMDGESMGAGSNQGSVAHLSEVNQESITSRDQVLHHSSADVWPHTYVSQGLYCLSSSDGWEPITSQPSGVASPAAGSYIMGGGGSSGAGGTPGEGYDGTVGGYLQQHPSQLTLQQQTQLQQLQHIHHYQQQQLLQYQQQQQSVEHRLHSASHSLQATPNSTIHSLGPPTHPRLADLWGAAQVEAHQVEIIGQLSGQMADMVVGVVETVGEEPEPNSEGIPEQHEDEEEELTKVEDVTLTLEPEPCSLTPSPLKEEAPSTRGSSPGIPAQRADRPAERILFDVTPCVVQSLEEKDEEVEEGSIVVVATN
- the LOC137136787 gene encoding uncharacterized protein isoform X5; its protein translation is MGCIGSRTIMDAVPVRKDGDQLSMEDTTSILPRLKRTPTNTYGIGALAKSSLSGVSGVTRSMKDKVTKPTAMAQGRVAHMIEWQSWGKPSAGPIGGTGHSNLQREKERRLENDAYSDLSDGEKEARFAAGIMQQFAISEATLFGWNSMDGESMGAGSNQGSVAHLSEVNQESITSRDQVLHHSSADVWPHTYVSQGLYCLSSSDGWEPITSQPSGVASPAAGSYIMGGGGSSGAGGTPGEGYDGTVGGYLQQHPSQLTLQQQTQLQQLQHIHHYQQQQLLQYQQQQQSVEHRLHSASHSLQATPNSTIHSLGPPTHPRLADLWGAAQVEAHQVEIIGQLSGQMADMVVGVVETVGEEPEPNSEGIPEQHEDEEEELTKVEDVTLTLEPEPCSLTPSPLKEEAPSTRGSSPGIPAQRADRPAERILFDVTPCVVQSLEEKDEEVEEGSIVVVATN
- the LOC137136787 gene encoding protein FAM131B-like isoform X2 — its product is MGCIGSRTIMDAVPVRKDGDQHGRAEFSWEGINLSMEDTTSILPRLKRTPTNTYGIGALAKSSLSGVSGVTRSMKDKVTKPTAMAQGRVAHMIEWQSWGKPSAGPIGGTGHSNLQREKERRLENDAYSDLSDGEKEARFAAGIMQQFAISEATLFGWNSMDGESMGAGSNQGSVAHLSEVNQESITSRDQVLHHSSADVWPHTYVSQGLYCLSSSDGWEPITSQPSGVASPAAGSYIMGGGGSSGAGGTPGEGYDGTVGGYLQQHPSQLTLQQQTQLQQLQHIHHYQQQQLLQYQQQQQSVEHRLHSASHSLQATPNSTIHSLGPPTHPRLADLWGAAQVEAHQVEIIGQLSGQMADMVVGVVETVGEEPEPNSEGIPEQHEDEEEELTKVEDVTLTLEPEPCSLTPSPLKEEAPSTRGSSPGIPAQRADRPAERILFDVTPCVVQSLEEKDEEVEEGSIVVVATN